In Aliiroseovarius pelagivivens, a single window of DNA contains:
- a CDS encoding mechanosensitive ion channel family protein has protein sequence MEQDPAAEVKPDVSTEPSGPSLTEQLWSLWEDGGDFVVSLSQTWRLYQVLIMLGLAATAFIISRLLVPKIEAWLRTREGWSKRKLRFAIHLRNRIAMMAYIVLSWGTVSVMREVTWPSRSYLIALVATMVTAWLLVGLAAFAIENRPLRRMATWGMWIYVTLYFLGITEETASVLDNLALEVGDFRISLWTILRVLVILGILFALARMLSRGSAARIQENEDISPSMKVLAVKFLQMGLYGAAFFIALKAVGVDLTGLAFLSGAIGLGLGFGLQKVVSNLVSGVIILLDKSIKPGDVISLGDTFGWIEQLGARYVSVVTRDGREYLIPNEDLITGQVVNWSHTNAFVRLDIFFGTAYGDDPHRVRKIAIDAARSVDRVLSFRPPVCHIVGFGDSSVDYILRFWIDDPSGGLTNIRGNVYLALWDAFHEHGISIPFPQREVRMLEDAGPKIDP, from the coding sequence ATGGAGCAGGATCCCGCAGCCGAAGTCAAACCGGACGTGTCCACAGAGCCGTCCGGACCGTCCCTGACCGAACAGCTTTGGTCGCTTTGGGAGGACGGTGGCGACTTTGTTGTCAGCCTTAGTCAGACATGGCGGCTGTATCAGGTTCTCATCATGCTGGGACTTGCGGCGACTGCGTTTATCATTTCTCGACTTCTGGTTCCAAAGATCGAAGCATGGCTGCGTACCCGCGAGGGGTGGTCCAAACGCAAGTTGCGCTTTGCCATTCATCTGCGCAATCGGATCGCGATGATGGCTTATATCGTGCTGTCATGGGGCACGGTGTCCGTGATGCGCGAAGTCACATGGCCCTCCCGCAGCTATCTGATCGCGCTCGTTGCTACGATGGTCACGGCGTGGCTGTTGGTGGGGCTTGCTGCCTTCGCGATCGAAAACCGCCCCCTGCGCCGCATGGCCACGTGGGGCATGTGGATTTATGTCACGCTCTATTTCCTTGGCATCACCGAAGAGACTGCGAGCGTTCTTGATAACCTCGCGCTCGAGGTCGGGGACTTCCGGATTTCACTTTGGACCATCCTGCGTGTCTTGGTGATCCTTGGCATCCTATTTGCATTGGCACGAATGCTCAGTCGAGGATCCGCCGCGCGTATTCAAGAGAACGAGGATATCTCGCCATCCATGAAGGTGTTGGCGGTGAAGTTCCTTCAGATGGGCCTGTATGGCGCAGCTTTCTTTATCGCGCTGAAGGCGGTCGGAGTGGACCTGACCGGATTGGCCTTCCTGTCTGGCGCCATTGGTCTGGGCCTTGGTTTTGGTCTGCAAAAGGTCGTGTCGAACCTTGTGTCAGGCGTGATCATCTTGCTGGACAAGTCAATCAAACCCGGAGACGTGATCAGCCTTGGCGACACATTCGGCTGGATCGAACAATTGGGCGCGCGCTATGTGTCCGTGGTGACGCGGGACGGGCGCGAATACCTTATCCCGAACGAAGACCTGATCACCGGACAGGTGGTGAACTGGTCGCATACCAACGCCTTCGTGCGCTTGGATATCTTTTTCGGTACCGCCTATGGCGATGATCCCCATCGAGTACGCAAAATCGCAATCGATGCCGCTCGCAGTGTCGACCGTGTGCTCAGCTTCCGCCCGCCCGTTTGCCATATCGTCGGATTTGGTGACAGCTCGGTCGACTATATCCTGCGCTTCTGGATCGATGATCCGTCTGGCGGGCTGACCAATATTCGCGGCAATGTCTATCTGGCGCTTTGGGATGCGTTCCACGAGCATGGCATCTCGATCCCATTCCCGCAGCGCGAGGTTCGGATGCTGGAAGATGCCGGCCCCAAAATCGACCCGTGA
- the rsfS gene encoding ribosome silencing factor, with the protein MTANPGNTASEQMLALVLKTLEEDKAEDVVVISLNGKSQIADNMVVCSGRSTRQVSAISEKLADKLKQEMGVFSKIEGKGQGDWVLIDGGDVIVHVFRPEVREFYQLEKMWMEPGAADAAT; encoded by the coding sequence ATGACGGCTAACCCCGGAAATACCGCCAGCGAGCAGATGCTGGCCCTTGTCCTGAAGACCCTTGAAGAAGACAAAGCCGAAGACGTTGTGGTGATCAGCCTCAACGGCAAGTCGCAGATTGCCGACAACATGGTCGTGTGCTCTGGTCGTTCGACTCGTCAGGTATCTGCCATTTCTGAAAAGCTTGCAGATAAGCTGAAGCAGGAAATGGGCGTCTTCTCGAAGATTGAAGGGAAGGGTCAGGGCGACTGGGTGCTGATCGACGGGGGCGACGTGATCGTCCACGTGTTCCGCCCGGAAGTGCGTGAGTTCTATCAGCTTGAAAAGATGTGGATGGAACCCGGCGCGGCCGACGCCGCGACCTGA
- the rlmH gene encoding 23S rRNA (pseudouridine(1915)-N(3))-methyltransferase RlmH: protein MRVHVCAVGRLRKSPELELITDYSTRFDRTGRALGLGPLSLHEVEDKKGGGMSAEAPLLERAIPKGALICTMDERGKVMSSPEFANLLGRWRDEGRGDVAFVIGGADGIDPSLRAKADASLSFGKMVWPHMLVRVMLSEQLYRAASILAGSPYHRV, encoded by the coding sequence ATGCGCGTGCATGTCTGCGCGGTCGGACGGCTGCGCAAATCGCCCGAACTTGAGCTGATCACCGACTATTCCACCCGGTTCGACCGGACCGGGCGGGCGCTGGGCCTTGGTCCGCTCTCTCTCCATGAAGTCGAAGACAAGAAGGGCGGCGGCATGTCTGCTGAAGCGCCCTTGTTGGAACGTGCCATTCCCAAAGGTGCGCTGATCTGCACGATGGATGAGCGCGGCAAGGTCATGTCCTCGCCCGAGTTTGCCAACCTTTTGGGCCGTTGGCGTGATGAAGGTCGCGGAGATGTGGCCTTTGTCATTGGTGGTGCAGACGGGATCGATCCGTCCCTGCGCGCCAAGGCGGATGCCAGCCTGTCCTTTGGTAAAATGGTCTGGCCCCACATGCTTGTCCGCGTGATGTTGTCCGAACAGCTTTATCGCGCGGCGAGTATTCTGGCAGGAAGCCCGTATCACCGGGTCTAG
- the gpmI gene encoding 2,3-bisphosphoglycerate-independent phosphoglycerate mutase yields the protein MTIPKPVVLCILDGWGLREDTAYNAPALANTPNFERLMATCPNNTLITHGPDVGLPTGQMGNSEVGHTNIGAGRVVAMDLGQIDLAIEDGSFFKNKALLDFAAKVKAAGGTAHIAGLVSPGGVHSHQNHLVAAAKALTDAGLTVAIHAITDGRDVAPQSAREQLAAFQADLPEGARIVTLSGRYFAMDRDNRWERVSLAYKAIAQGDGKVFSSVDAAISSAYNNETTDEFIRPVIIDEHAGLQDGDGLFFINFRADRTREILRAIGEPGFDEFAVGARPTLSALLGMVEYSDAHNAYMTTCFPKRDIVNTLAEWVAKHGKTQFHTAETEKYPHVTFFLNGGKEAPVEGETRYMAASPKVATYDLQPEMSAPDVTEHFVQAIHDGFDLIVTNFANPDMVGHTGDLDAAIAACEAVDQGLGKVIAALEEVGGAMIVTADHGNCETMWDDATNGPHTAHTTNLVPVVLMGAPDGSSLAHGRLADLAPTVLELMDLPKPAEMTGESLIRP from the coding sequence ATGACTATCCCGAAACCCGTTGTTTTGTGCATTCTGGATGGATGGGGTCTGCGCGAGGACACCGCCTATAACGCGCCAGCACTGGCAAACACGCCGAACTTTGAGCGGCTGATGGCGACCTGCCCCAACAATACACTGATCACCCACGGTCCCGATGTTGGCCTGCCAACCGGCCAGATGGGGAATTCCGAGGTCGGCCACACCAACATCGGTGCAGGCCGTGTGGTGGCGATGGATCTGGGTCAGATTGATCTGGCGATCGAGGATGGTAGCTTTTTCAAGAACAAGGCCCTTCTGGATTTTGCCGCCAAGGTCAAGGCCGCTGGCGGTACCGCCCATATCGCGGGTCTTGTCAGTCCCGGTGGAGTTCACAGCCACCAAAACCACCTTGTGGCCGCAGCAAAGGCACTGACCGATGCTGGGCTGACCGTGGCGATCCACGCGATCACCGATGGGCGCGACGTGGCCCCGCAATCCGCCCGCGAACAGCTGGCTGCGTTTCAGGCGGACCTGCCCGAAGGCGCGCGCATTGTGACCCTGTCTGGCCGTTACTTTGCAATGGACCGCGATAACCGGTGGGAGCGTGTCTCGCTTGCTTACAAGGCCATTGCGCAGGGCGACGGCAAGGTGTTCAGCTCGGTCGATGCGGCGATTTCTTCGGCCTATAACAACGAAACCACCGACGAGTTCATCCGCCCGGTGATCATCGACGAACATGCGGGTCTGCAAGATGGTGACGGGTTGTTCTTCATCAACTTCCGCGCCGACCGCACCCGCGAAATCCTGCGCGCCATTGGCGAGCCGGGCTTTGACGAATTTGCTGTGGGTGCGCGCCCAACCCTGTCGGCGCTTCTGGGCATGGTCGAGTATTCCGACGCCCATAACGCCTATATGACCACTTGTTTCCCCAAGCGTGACATCGTGAACACGCTGGCAGAATGGGTTGCCAAGCATGGCAAGACCCAGTTCCACACCGCCGAGACCGAGAAATATCCCCATGTCACCTTCTTCCTGAACGGTGGCAAGGAAGCCCCCGTCGAGGGCGAGACGCGCTATATGGCCGCCAGCCCCAAGGTTGCGACCTATGACCTGCAACCCGAGATGTCGGCGCCCGACGTGACTGAACATTTCGTGCAAGCGATCCATGACGGGTTTGACCTGATCGTCACCAACTTCGCCAATCCCGACATGGTCGGCCATACTGGTGACTTGGATGCGGCCATCGCGGCCTGCGAAGCTGTGGATCAAGGTCTGGGCAAGGTGATTGCAGCTTTGGAAGAGGTCGGCGGCGCGATGATCGTCACTGCGGATCACGGCAATTGCGAAACCATGTGGGATGACGCGACGAACGGCCCTCACACTGCCCACACCACCAACCTGGTTCCCGTGGTTTTGATGGGTGCGCCGGACGGGAGCTCTTTGGCACATGGGCGGTTGGCCGATCTGGCCCCCACGGTATTAGAGCTGATGGATCTTCCGAAACCTGCCGAGATGACCGGCGAAAGCCTGATCCGTCCGTGA
- a CDS encoding murein hydrolase activator EnvC family protein — protein sequence MILRHALQPLLAGLALVLATGPLSAQSDPTQTARAAMGQLEAATQALQEAQKSGDRIAALTQTVQAYEEGLSSLRDGLRRINLREATLQAAFNAESDRLGQLLGVLQAIGKAPEPALLVHPSGPLGTARSGMILSEVTPALQAQAEDLRLRLEEQRTLRALQENAVDTLQAGLAGVQEARFELSLAIARRTQLPRRFVADEARMKTLVESADTLASFAEGLMSDPKANASATALPDFASVRGRLAMPVLGRVLRGYGERDAAGIQRPGLIVVTRPLSIVTTPWPATIRYLGPLLDYGNVAILEPGDGYLLVLAGLGQLYGDVGEVLAQGAPVGLMGGADPAVSSGDDQAFLIAAEEGTGAERSETLYIELRKDGKPVDPTNWFAAGKD from the coding sequence GTGATCTTGCGCCACGCCCTCCAGCCCCTTCTGGCGGGCCTTGCCTTGGTCCTGGCGACCGGGCCTTTGTCTGCGCAATCCGACCCCACGCAAACAGCCCGGGCAGCAATGGGCCAGCTTGAGGCCGCAACACAAGCCCTGCAAGAGGCGCAGAAATCCGGCGACCGAATCGCGGCGCTGACGCAGACCGTGCAAGCCTACGAGGAAGGCCTGTCTTCCCTGCGCGACGGGTTGCGTCGGATCAACCTGCGTGAAGCCACTCTGCAAGCCGCCTTTAATGCGGAAAGTGATCGTCTGGGCCAGCTTCTTGGCGTGCTGCAAGCCATCGGAAAAGCACCCGAGCCCGCGCTTTTGGTCCATCCGTCCGGCCCATTGGGCACTGCGCGGTCAGGTATGATTCTGTCTGAAGTGACCCCCGCCCTGCAAGCTCAGGCCGAAGATCTGCGTCTCAGACTGGAAGAGCAGCGCACCCTGCGCGCGCTTCAGGAAAACGCCGTGGACACGTTGCAAGCGGGCTTGGCCGGCGTGCAGGAAGCACGGTTTGAGCTTAGCCTTGCTATCGCGCGCCGCACCCAATTGCCTCGTCGCTTTGTTGCGGACGAAGCGCGGATGAAAACCCTTGTGGAAAGTGCGGACACGCTGGCCAGCTTTGCCGAAGGTCTGATGTCGGACCCGAAAGCCAATGCCAGCGCCACGGCTCTGCCGGACTTCGCGTCCGTGCGTGGGCGCCTGGCCATGCCGGTTCTGGGCCGCGTACTGCGCGGATATGGCGAGCGTGATGCCGCGGGCATTCAGCGCCCCGGCCTGATTGTCGTGACGCGCCCCTTGTCCATTGTCACAACCCCGTGGCCCGCCACGATCCGCTATCTCGGCCCGCTTCTGGACTATGGAAACGTGGCCATTCTGGAACCCGGTGACGGCTATCTTTTGGTGCTAGCCGGGTTGGGTCAATTGTATGGAGACGTGGGCGAAGTGTTGGCCCAAGGCGCGCCCGTAGGTCTGATGGGCGGGGCCGATCCGGCTGTCAGCTCCGGCGATGATCAAGCGTTTTTGATCGCTGCGGAGGAAGGAACTGGCGCAGAACGCTCGGAAACGCTTTATATAGAGCTTAGAAAAGACGGAAAACCCGTGGATCCCACGAACTGGTTCGCGGCAGGCAAGGATTGA
- a CDS encoding S41 family peptidase, giving the protein MKKLVMAALGGTLAGVILTTQIAGPLVAQDASDNATVYEQLDLFGDIFERIRAQYVEEVEPGDLIEAAIDGMLSSLDPHSSYLSPKDAADMRVQTRGSFGGLGIEVTQEEGFVRVVSPMDGTPADDAGMATGDYITHVDGESLLGLTLDEAVNKLRGPVGSEIIITVVREGVDEPFDVSIIRDTIKLTAATARSVGNTVVLRVTTFNDQTYPNMADGLAREVEALGGFENVDGVVLDLRNNPGGLLSQAIAVSNAFLNSGEIVSTRGRNPEESERVNAQAGDLAEGKPIVVLINGGSASASEIVAGALQDHRRAIVVGTKSFGKGSVQTVMPVASEGAMRLTTARYYTPSGRSIQALGVSPDIVVEQPPRQPESEDEDQDNGRQRSEADLRGSLNNDSLSDDERRQIEEEREAAEEAAKLRDDDFQLSYAVDLIKGLSTIKAAE; this is encoded by the coding sequence ATGAAGAAACTCGTAATGGCCGCGCTGGGCGGAACCTTGGCAGGCGTCATTCTGACCACGCAGATTGCCGGACCCTTGGTCGCGCAAGACGCCAGCGATAACGCGACGGTGTACGAGCAGCTTGACCTGTTTGGCGACATTTTCGAACGAATCCGCGCGCAATATGTCGAAGAGGTCGAACCCGGCGATCTGATCGAGGCCGCCATTGACGGCATGTTGTCCTCGCTCGATCCGCATTCCAGCTATCTGTCGCCCAAGGATGCCGCTGACATGCGCGTGCAGACCCGTGGGTCGTTCGGCGGGCTGGGCATCGAGGTGACGCAGGAAGAAGGCTTCGTGCGCGTTGTCTCGCCGATGGATGGTACACCTGCCGATGATGCGGGCATGGCCACTGGCGATTATATCACCCATGTGGATGGCGAAAGCCTGCTGGGTCTGACGCTGGACGAGGCTGTGAACAAGCTGCGCGGTCCGGTCGGCTCGGAAATCATTATTACGGTTGTGCGCGAAGGTGTGGACGAGCCCTTTGACGTCTCGATCATCCGCGACACGATCAAGCTGACCGCCGCCACCGCGCGCAGCGTGGGCAACACAGTTGTGCTGCGTGTCACCACCTTCAACGACCAGACCTATCCTAACATGGCCGACGGTCTGGCCCGCGAGGTTGAAGCCCTTGGTGGGTTCGAGAACGTGGACGGTGTGGTGCTGGATCTGCGCAACAACCCCGGCGGCCTGTTGTCTCAGGCCATCGCTGTATCCAACGCCTTCCTCAACAGCGGCGAAATCGTGTCGACCCGTGGCCGCAATCCGGAAGAAAGCGAGCGTGTGAACGCCCAAGCTGGCGATCTGGCCGAAGGAAAACCCATTGTGGTGCTGATCAACGGCGGCTCGGCCTCGGCGTCCGAGATTGTCGCAGGTGCCCTTCAGGATCACCGCCGCGCCATCGTCGTGGGCACGAAAAGCTTCGGCAAAGGCTCGGTCCAGACAGTAATGCCCGTTGCGTCCGAAGGTGCGATGCGCCTGACCACCGCGCGCTATTACACACCGTCGGGCCGCTCTATTCAGGCGCTGGGCGTCTCGCCCGATATCGTGGTGGAACAGCCCCCGCGTCAGCCGGAAAGCGAAGACGAAGATCAGGACAATGGCCGTCAGCGCAGCGAAGCCGATCTTCGCGGCAGTCTGAACAATGACAGCCTGTCCGATGACGAACGCCGTCAGATCGAGGAAGAACGCGAAGCCGCCGAAGAGGCCGCCAAGCTGCGCGACGATGACTTCCAGCTGTCCTACGCCGTCGATCTGATCAAGGGTCTTTCGACGATCAAGGCAGCCGAGTGA
- a CDS encoding RNA pyrophosphohydrolase → MTPEQISKLPYRPCVGIMILNADGKAFVGQRLDAPKLGTQTAWQMPQGGVDDGEDPRDAALRELWEETGITSDLVTIEAELPDWLPYDLPHDVVPKIWKGRYRGQKQRWFLLRFLGDDAQVNIETDHPEFSRWQWMATNEVVENIVPFKRELYAKVMEGFQEYL, encoded by the coding sequence ATGACCCCCGAACAAATTTCCAAACTTCCCTATCGCCCTTGCGTGGGCATCATGATCCTGAACGCCGACGGCAAAGCCTTTGTCGGTCAGCGTCTGGATGCGCCCAAGCTGGGGACACAGACTGCCTGGCAGATGCCGCAGGGTGGGGTGGATGATGGCGAAGACCCCCGCGACGCCGCTCTGCGCGAGTTGTGGGAAGAAACCGGCATCACTTCGGACCTTGTGACGATCGAGGCCGAGCTGCCCGATTGGTTGCCCTATGACCTTCCCCATGACGTTGTGCCCAAGATTTGGAAAGGGCGCTATCGCGGCCAGAAGCAGCGCTGGTTCCTACTGCGCTTTCTCGGAGATGACGCGCAGGTGAATATCGAAACCGACCACCCTGAATTCAGCCGTTGGCAATGGATGGCCACAAACGAAGTCGTGGAAAATATCGTGCCGTTCAAACGCGAACTCTATGCCAAAGTGATGGAAGGATTTCAGGAGTATCTGTAA
- the rpe gene encoding ribulose-phosphate 3-epimerase, with protein MSFDRSIKIAPSILSADFANFGQEIQAIEAQGADWVHVDVMDGHFVPNLTFGPPAVKAFRPHVKTFMDVHLMIAPVDPYIEAYAEAGADMIVAHYEAGPHPHRTLQAIKATGAKAGISLNPGTPASVIEHLLPLCDMVLVMSVNPGFGGQKFIPSSVDKVRQVREMIGDREIHIQVDGGVDPTTIGPLVEAGADCFVAGSAVFKGGTVDTPEVYGDNIRALRTAADAVQG; from the coding sequence ATGTCCTTTGATCGTTCTATCAAGATCGCCCCGTCGATCCTGTCCGCTGATTTCGCCAACTTCGGCCAAGAAATCCAAGCCATTGAAGCGCAAGGTGCCGACTGGGTGCATGTGGATGTGATGGACGGCCATTTCGTGCCGAACCTGACCTTCGGTCCGCCCGCCGTGAAAGCTTTCCGTCCGCATGTGAAAACCTTCATGGACGTGCACCTGATGATCGCGCCGGTTGACCCCTATATCGAAGCCTATGCCGAGGCTGGCGCCGACATGATCGTCGCCCATTACGAGGCTGGCCCTCACCCCCACCGCACGCTTCAAGCCATCAAGGCGACAGGTGCCAAGGCAGGCATCAGCCTGAACCCCGGCACGCCCGCTTCGGTGATCGAGCACCTGCTGCCGCTTTGTGACATGGTGCTGGTGATGAGCGTAAACCCCGGCTTTGGCGGACAAAAGTTCATCCCGTCCTCGGTCGACAAGGTGCGTCAGGTACGCGAAATGATCGGTGATCGCGAGATTCACATTCAGGTGGATGGCGGCGTTGATCCCACCACCATCGGCCCGTTGGTCGAAGCCGGTGCTGACTGCTTCGTCGCAGGCTCGGCCGTGTTCAAAGGTGGCACGGTCGACACGCCCGAGGTCTATGGCGACAACATCCGCGCCCTGCGCACCGCTGCTGACGCCGTGCAAGGCTGA
- a CDS encoding MBL fold metallo-hydrolase gives MFRITTAILTCLALPALADEDIADQYPDSVLYEKPVEVIPDVWSAIGATAPPTYENTGHNNNLSFIVTGDGVIVVNAGANYKLAEALHTEIKAVTDQPVKLVINENGQGHAMLGNNYWISQGVEVLAHVDAAHEFEEYAGQLFEGMKRYAQENWEGTEPMGPTRTFEEKEVITMGGKTIEVLYSGLAHSPGDIQVWLPEDGLMIAGDMAFHNRIPPIFEDTCTSCWIETWETVFAPIGATYVIPGHGYPTNMAQVEEHTIGYLKHLRGEVGKLLEDGGTLDEAYYVDQSPFAHHDTFEELATKNAGQVYAEMEFE, from the coding sequence ATGTTTCGTATCACCACCGCCATCCTGACCTGTCTCGCCCTGCCTGCACTTGCGGATGAGGATATTGCCGACCAGTACCCGGACTCTGTCCTTTACGAAAAACCGGTCGAGGTGATTCCGGATGTTTGGTCCGCAATTGGTGCCACCGCGCCTCCGACCTATGAAAACACTGGTCACAACAACAACCTTTCATTCATCGTGACAGGTGACGGTGTGATCGTGGTGAACGCGGGTGCGAACTACAAACTGGCCGAGGCGCTCCACACCGAGATCAAGGCAGTCACTGACCAGCCTGTGAAACTTGTGATCAATGAGAACGGTCAGGGCCACGCGATGCTGGGCAACAACTATTGGATCAGCCAAGGCGTCGAGGTTCTGGCCCACGTGGACGCCGCCCATGAGTTTGAAGAATACGCCGGTCAGCTTTTCGAAGGCATGAAGCGGTATGCGCAGGAGAACTGGGAAGGCACCGAGCCGATGGGCCCAACCCGCACGTTCGAGGAAAAAGAGGTCATCACGATGGGCGGTAAGACCATCGAGGTGCTGTACTCTGGCCTCGCTCACAGCCCGGGTGATATCCAAGTCTGGCTGCCCGAAGACGGTCTGATGATCGCCGGAGACATGGCGTTCCACAATCGCATCCCGCCCATTTTTGAAGACACCTGCACAAGCTGCTGGATCGAGACCTGGGAAACTGTCTTTGCGCCCATTGGCGCGACCTATGTGATCCCCGGTCACGGCTATCCAACCAACATGGCGCAGGTCGAAGAGCACACGATCGGTTATCTCAAGCATCTACGTGGTGAGGTCGGTAAACTTTTGGAAGATGGCGGCACGCTGGACGAGGCCTATTACGTCGACCAGTCCCCCTTCGCTCATCACGACACGTTTGAAGAGCTGGCCACGAAGAACGCGGGTCAGGTCTATGCCGAGATGGAGTTCGAATAA
- a CDS encoding lytic murein transglycosylase: MTEALGDAKKSFDQWLDGYIAEATQSGISQETLQHAMPYLILDPGIHERQSNQSEFALNISQYLDRVVTVERVSKGRATFRNQRQILNDIAETYHVDPQVILAIWGVETDYGRIRGEHSVLTALANLAHDGHRAAFFESELTSALSIVEQGHADAATMEGSWAGAMGHGQFMPSSFLSFAVDHDKDGKCDIWSKDPTDGLASIANYLARHDWHESQPWGIEVLLPDGFDFTLTGPEHRLPIAELNGMGVRTMDETTLPDYGDASVLCPSGATGPAFVVNHNFHVILTYNRAEAYGIAVGHLSDRLAGSRAKITPCPEDLTPLTRSQMAELQTRLTKVGFDTQGADGFTGPNTRTALRAYQNEVGLIPDGFATRALLDGLLQNA; encoded by the coding sequence GTGACGGAAGCACTTGGGGACGCAAAGAAAAGCTTTGATCAGTGGCTAGACGGCTACATCGCAGAGGCAACGCAGTCAGGGATCTCGCAAGAGACCCTTCAACATGCGATGCCATATCTGATTTTGGATCCCGGCATTCACGAGCGACAATCCAATCAATCCGAATTTGCCCTGAATATCTCTCAATACCTTGACCGCGTTGTCACAGTCGAGCGGGTCAGCAAGGGACGCGCCACGTTCCGAAACCAGCGCCAGATCCTGAATGATATCGCCGAAACCTATCACGTTGATCCTCAGGTCATTCTGGCAATCTGGGGGGTCGAGACTGACTATGGCAGGATCCGTGGCGAGCATTCGGTTCTGACGGCTCTGGCCAATCTGGCGCATGACGGGCACCGCGCCGCCTTCTTTGAAAGCGAACTGACCAGCGCACTGTCGATCGTAGAGCAGGGCCACGCGGATGCCGCGACGATGGAAGGCTCTTGGGCCGGCGCTATGGGGCATGGGCAGTTCATGCCCTCGAGCTTCCTGAGTTTTGCTGTGGATCATGACAAGGATGGGAAATGTGACATCTGGTCTAAGGATCCGACAGACGGGTTGGCGTCCATTGCCAACTATCTGGCCCGGCACGACTGGCATGAAAGCCAGCCTTGGGGGATCGAAGTCCTATTGCCGGATGGGTTTGATTTCACCCTGACGGGTCCAGAACACCGCCTGCCGATTGCCGAATTGAACGGTATGGGCGTGCGCACCATGGATGAAACCACCCTACCGGACTATGGCGATGCATCGGTTCTGTGTCCGTCAGGCGCCACCGGTCCGGCCTTCGTGGTCAATCACAACTTTCACGTAATCCTGACCTATAACCGGGCCGAGGCTTACGGCATCGCAGTCGGGCATCTATCGGATCGTCTGGCCGGATCGCGGGCTAAGATCACCCCTTGCCCAGAGGATCTAACCCCGCTGACGCGCAGCCAGATGGCCGAGCTTCAGACCCGCCTGACCAAGGTCGGATTTGACACGCAGGGGGCCGATGGGTTCACCGGACCCAATACCCGCACAGCCCTGCGCGCCTATCAGAACGAGGTTGGCTTGATCCCCGACGGGTTCGCGACACGGGCGCTGTTGGACGGACTGCTCCAGAACGCCTGA